The following proteins are co-located in the Acidobacteriota bacterium genome:
- a CDS encoding PIN domain-containing protein: protein MRLFLDANVLFSAAQAIDGRARGLFRLAENGFCELVSSTHAINEARRNILVKHPSAANDLEVLTDHLTRVPEGGPGLVSWATGHGLPENDAPILAAAAAADADLLVTGDRRHFGQLFGKTVGKVRVVPLREALQLVSRS, encoded by the coding sequence GTGCGCCTCTTTCTCGACGCCAACGTACTGTTCTCTGCCGCTCAAGCGATTGACGGGCGCGCACGGGGACTTTTCAGATTGGCTGAAAACGGATTCTGTGAACTCGTGTCCTCCACGCACGCCATCAATGAGGCCAGACGAAACATCCTGGTCAAACATCCCTCTGCCGCAAATGACCTGGAGGTACTTACCGATCACTTGACGCGAGTGCCAGAGGGTGGACCGGGGCTTGTTTCGTGGGCCACTGGTCACGGTCTTCCCGAGAACGACGCACCGATTCTTGCAGCGGCGGCTGCGGCCGATGCGGATCTTTTGGTGACCGGAGATCGCCGTCACTTCGGCCAGCTGTTTGGGAAAACCGTGGGGAAAGTGCGAGTGGTGCCCTTGCGGGAGGCGCTTCAGCTGGTATCCCGGTCATGA
- a CDS encoding AbrB/MazE/SpoVT family DNA-binding domain-containing protein — translation METAKLGKRGQVSIPKAVLDQLGIEAEAILLVEATADGAILLRPAGVYPIEIYSDARVAEFMEEDRMTPEEREHLEKRLKGS, via the coding sequence ATGGAAACTGCGAAATTGGGAAAGCGTGGACAGGTCTCGATACCCAAGGCAGTACTTGACCAGTTGGGGATCGAAGCCGAGGCGATTCTGCTCGTCGAGGCAACTGCAGACGGAGCTATTCTTCTCCGCCCCGCTGGGGTCTATCCGATCGAGATCTACAGCGATGCGCGGGTCGCCGAGTTCATGGAAGAGGACCGAATGACTCCCGAGGAAAGGGAGCACCTCGAAAAGAGGCTCAAGGGTTCTTGA